One part of the Pseudopipra pipra isolate bDixPip1 chromosome 3, bDixPip1.hap1, whole genome shotgun sequence genome encodes these proteins:
- the TBCC gene encoding tubulin-specific chaperone C encodes MAAPGEVAGAGAPSQPEVAAGSAAVVLPERLQRREAERQQGVERQRQKKEAQVVKEEQSEFFLAAFAREREAVEGLLAAGALEEAAGRLQALQKLLTGSVRFLAPYEVRQGQEAVARLQGDLAARRQQLQPKKKFAFRALKKEAAPGSTPRLAEPAPPAPAAPGPGLAEGEPGGEPLCGFSGAQDAELELGPAELRQRDVLLSELRGCRVRLRGNPNTLRVRDCRGCTVLCGPVSTSVMVDGCSDCLLTVACQQLRTHRTRGCRFYVQVTSRAVIEGCSEVSFAPYYWSYPGIEKDFESSGLDRDSNNWNLVDDFDWLATDKPSPNWSLIPEQERITCWD; translated from the coding sequence ATGGCGGCGCCGGGAGAGGTGGCGGGCGCGGGGGCTCCGTCGCAGCCCGAGGTGGCCGCGGGCTCCGCCGCCGTGGTGCTGCCGGAGCGGCTGCAGCGCCGGGAAGCGGAGCGGCAGCAGGGCGTGGAGCGGCAGCGGCAGAAGAAGGAGGCGCAGGTGGTGAAGGAGGAACAGAGCGAGTTCTTCCTGGCCGCCTTCGCCCGGGAGCGGGAGGCCGTGGAGGGGCTGCTGGCGGCGGGCGCGCTGGAGGAGGCGGCCGGCCGCCTGCAGGCGCTGCAGAAGCTGCTGACGGGCAGCGTGCGGTTCCTTGCGCCCTACGAGGTGCGGCAGGGGCAGGAGGCCGTTGCGCGGCTGCAGGGGGACTTGGCGGCGcggaggcagcagctgcagcccaagAAGAAATTCGCCTTCCGTGCCCTCAAGAAAGAAGCGGCCCCGGGCAGCACCCCGCGCCTCGCCgagcccgccccgccggcccccgccgcgcccggccccggcTTGGCCGAGGGGGAGCCGGGCGGGGAGCCGCTGTGCGGGTTCAGCGGCGCCCAGGACGCGGAGCTGGAGCTCGGCCCCGCGGAGCTGCGGCAGCGGGACGTGCTGTTGTCGGAGCTGCGCGGCTGCCGGGTGCGGCTCCGCGGCAACCCCAACACGCTGCGGGTGCGCGACTGCCGCGGCTGCACCGTGCTCTGCGGGCCCGTGTCTACCTCCGTGATGGTGGACGGCTGCAGCGACTGCCTGCTGACAGTGGCCTGCCAGCAGCTCCGCACACACCGCACCCGCGGCTGCCGCTTCTACGTGCAGGTGACCAGTCGGGCCGTCATCGAGGGCTGCTCTGAGGTCTCCTTCGCCCCCTACTACTGGAGCTACCCGGGTATCGAGAAGGATTTCGAGTCGTCCGGGCTGGACAGAGACAGTAACAACTGGAACCTGGTGGATGACTTTGACTGGCTGGCGACTGACAAGCCTTCGCCCAACTGGAGCCTGATCCCCGAGCAGGAAAGAATCACTTGCTGGGACTGA
- the PRPH2 gene encoding peripherin-2, with translation MALLKVKFNQKKRVKLAQGLWLMNWFSVFAGILVFSMGLFLKIELRKRSEVMDNNESHFVPNSLILMGILSCAFNGFAGKICYDSLDPAKFAKWKPMLKPYLALCFIFNILVFFVALICFLMRGSLDSTLAQGLKNGMKFYRDTDTPGRCFMKKTIDMLQIEFKCCGNNGYKDWFEIQWISNRYLDFSSKEVKDRIKSNVDGRYLVDGVPFSCCNPSSPRPCIQYQVTNNSAHYSYDYQTEELNLWNRGCREALLNYYSGMMSSMGAVTLLVWLFEISVMIGLRLLHTSLESIPNPEDPECESEGWVLENSLKDTFKSALENLKKLGKFNQVEAGAEGAEGEEGGKTPAITTVS, from the exons ATGGCACTGCTGAAAGTCAAATTCAATCAGAAGAAACGGGTAAAACTAGCGCAGGGACTATGGCTCATGAACTGGTTTTCAGTGTTTGCTGGAATCCTTGTTTTTAGCATGGGATTGTTCCTCAAAATTGAACTCCGGAAGCGAAGCGAAGTGATGGACAATAATGAAAGCCACTTTGTGCCCAATTCTTTGATATTGATGGGTATATTATCCTGCGCCTTCAATGGTTTTGCTGGAAAGATTTGTTACGATTCTCTGGATCCCGCTAAATTTGCCAAGTGGAAGCCTATGCTGAAACCTTACCTGGCACTATGCTTCATCTTTAACATCCTTGTTTTCTTCGTTGCTCTGATTTGCTTTCTCATGCGGGGCTCTCTGGACAGCACGCTGGCCCAAGGGCTCAAGAATGGCATGAAGTTCTACCGGGACACAGACACCCCTGGAAGATGCTTCATGAAGAAGACCATCGACATGCTCCAAATTGAGTTCAAATGCTGTGGGAACAACGGCTACAAAGATTGGTTCGAAATTCAGTGGATCAGCAACAGATATCTGGACTTCAGCTCCAAAGAAGTGAAAGA TCGGATCAAAAGCAACGTGGACGGAAGGTACTTAGTGGACGGCGTCCCCTTTAGCTGCTGCAACCCGAGCTCCCCAAGACCCTGCATCCAGTACCAGGTCACCAACAACTCAGCTCACTACAGCTACGACTACCAAACGGAGGAGCTCAACCTGTGGAACCGTGGCTGTCGGGAAGCCCTCCTGAACTACTACAGCGGCATGATGAGCTCCATGGGTGCCGTCACCCTCCTCGTCTGGCTTTTTGAG ATATCGGTGATGATTGGCTTGCGCCTTCTACACACCTCTCTGGAAAGCATTCCGAACCCCGAAGACCCTGAATGTGAAAGTGAAGGGTGGGTGCTGGAGAACAGCCTGAAGGACACTTTTAAATCTGCACTGGAGAATTTGAAAAAGCTTGGTAAGTTCAATCAGGTGGAAGCAGGAGCCGAAGGGGCcgaaggagaggaaggagggaagacgCCAGCCATCACAACGGTCAGTTGA